One genomic segment of Clostridium saccharoperbutylacetonicum N1-4(HMT) includes these proteins:
- the rbr gene encoding rubrerythrin has translation MNLKGSKTEKNLMEAFAGESQARNKYTYFAGVAKKEGYEQIASIFEATANNEKEHAKLWFKALGELGDTAANLLHAAEGENYEWTEMYDTFAKEAEEEGFTALAAQFRMVAKIEKSHEERYRALLNNVEMKAVFEKSEETMWECRNCGHLVMGKKAPEVCPVCAHPQSFFEVRKENY, from the coding sequence ATGAATTTAAAAGGGTCGAAAACAGAAAAAAATTTAATGGAAGCCTTTGCTGGTGAATCTCAAGCAAGAAATAAATATACTTACTTTGCAGGAGTAGCAAAAAAAGAAGGGTATGAACAAATTGCGTCTATTTTTGAAGCTACAGCAAACAATGAAAAAGAGCATGCAAAATTATGGTTCAAGGCTTTAGGAGAACTTGGAGATACTGCAGCAAATCTGCTTCATGCAGCAGAAGGCGAAAATTATGAGTGGACTGAAATGTATGATACTTTTGCAAAAGAGGCTGAAGAAGAAGGTTTTACAGCACTTGCAGCACAGTTTAGAATGGTTGCTAAAATTGAAAAATCTCATGAAGAAAGATATCGTGCACTTTTAAATAATGTGGAAATGAAAGCTGTATTTGAAAAGTCTGAAGAAACAATGTGGGAATGTCGTAATTGTGGGCATCTTGTAATGGGCAAAAAGGCACCAGAAGTATGTCCTGTGTGTGCACATCCTCAAAGTTTCTTTGAAGTTAGAAAAGAAAACTATTAA
- a CDS encoding flagellar motor protein MotB, translating into MSKKKQHHEEHVDEAWLLPYSDMLTLLLALFIVMFAMGKTDSAKLKAMSKSFNIIFAGGQGVMQSDGNSMIPMENTSEGSGKSDAEVEQDKMTEIKKMIEQEIGKEGYADKIKVELNGDGLDITIQDVVLFNSGQADVHQNVAPLMSKISSMLHSLDNQIKVVGHTDNVPISNSRYRSNWELSAERAVNVRELMVSGSYGLNPQKVSIQAWADLKPKAANDTEDGRAQNRRVEILVARQYTTTDNKSD; encoded by the coding sequence ATGAGTAAGAAAAAGCAACATCATGAAGAGCATGTTGATGAAGCATGGCTTCTTCCATATTCAGATATGTTAACACTCCTATTAGCATTATTTATTGTTATGTTTGCCATGGGAAAAACAGATAGTGCAAAACTTAAAGCTATGAGCAAGTCATTTAATATAATTTTTGCAGGTGGTCAAGGTGTTATGCAAAGTGATGGAAATTCAATGATTCCTATGGAAAATACATCAGAAGGCTCAGGTAAAAGTGATGCAGAAGTAGAACAGGATAAGATGACAGAAATTAAGAAAATGATAGAACAAGAAATTGGTAAAGAAGGCTATGCAGATAAAATTAAGGTAGAACTTAATGGTGATGGTTTAGATATAACTATTCAAGATGTAGTACTTTTTAATTCAGGTCAAGCTGATGTACATCAAAACGTTGCACCATTAATGTCTAAAATTTCTAGCATGTTACATAGTCTAGATAATCAGATTAAAGTAGTAGGACACACTGATAATGTTCCAATTAGCAATTCGAGATATCGTTCAAATTGGGAGTTAAGTGCAGAACGTGCTGTAAATGTTAGGGAATTAATGGTATCTGGTTCATATGGGCTTAATCCTCAGAAAGTATCTATTCAAGCATGGGCAGACTTAAAGCCAAAAGCAGCTAATGATACAGAAGATGGAAGAGCTCAAAATAGAAGGGTAGAGATTTTGGTAGCACGTCAATACACAACTACGGATAATAAATCTGATTAA
- a CDS encoding phage tail tip lysozyme, which produces MLEWKQINGSWYCYKDGTIVKGWIQDENKRWYYLNPANGMMATGWTQIDSRWYYSYTEKTEKDGDTHYVGEMANGWTQIDSRWYYLYTEKTEKDGDTHYVGEMANGWIQLDSRWYYLYTKTTEKDSDTHYRGEMATGWTQIDAKWYYLYIETREKDGNTHYRGEMATGWIQLDSIWYYLYTETADSHYKGEMAVNTTIDGWIIDSSGVATLNSQPGNITDTARCIYSFFVKKGWTSNSICAMLGNMQGESGIVADMNEVGGGGGYGLVQWTPKSIITNWANQNGLDYRTVDTQCKRIQWELENGQQFFATRAYPMNFGQFTQSTADPTYLAEVFINNYERPYNPNQPQRGVWAENWYNTLAD; this is translated from the coding sequence ATGTTAGAATGGAAACAAATAAATGGATCATGGTATTGTTATAAAGATGGAACTATTGTAAAAGGATGGATACAAGATGAAAATAAAAGATGGTATTATTTAAATCCTGCTAATGGAATGATGGCTACTGGATGGACTCAAATAGATTCTAGATGGTACTATTCATATACAGAGAAAACAGAAAAAGATGGTGATACACATTATGTAGGAGAAATGGCTAATGGATGGACTCAAATAGATTCTAGATGGTACTATTTATATACAGAGAAAACAGAAAAAGATGGTGATACACATTATGTAGGAGAAATGGCTAATGGATGGATTCAATTGGATTCTAGATGGTATTACTTATATACTAAGACAACAGAAAAAGATAGTGATACACATTATAGAGGAGAAATGGCTACTGGATGGACTCAAATAGATGCTAAATGGTATTACCTATATATTGAGACAAGAGAAAAAGATGGTAATACACATTATAGAGGAGAAATGGCTACTGGATGGATCCAATTGGATTCTATATGGTATTACTTATATACTGAGACAGCTGATTCTCATTATAAGGGAGAAATGGCTGTTAATACAACAATAGATGGTTGGATAATAGATTCAAGTGGTGTAGCAACTTTAAATTCTCAGCCAGGTAATATCACAGATACTGCAAGGTGTATCTATTCATTTTTTGTAAAAAAAGGATGGACTAGCAATTCTATTTGTGCAATGCTAGGAAATATGCAAGGAGAATCAGGGATTGTTGCAGATATGAATGAAGTAGGTGGAGGTGGAGGATATGGTTTAGTACAATGGACTCCTAAATCTATTATTACTAATTGGGCAAATCAAAATGGACTAGATTACCGAACTGTTGACACACAATGCAAAAGAATACAATGGGAACTTGAAAATGGTCAGCAATTTTTTGCAACTAGGGCTTACCCTATGAATTTTGGGCAATTTACTCAGAGTACAGCAGATCCTACTTATTTAGCAGAAGTATTTATAAATAATTATGAACGACCTTATAATCCCAACCAACCTCAAAGAGGTGTTTGGGCTGAAAATTGGTATAATACTCTTGCAGATTAA
- a CDS encoding DNA-directed RNA polymerase sigma-70 factor, with protein MSVNLLFKIKNFNNNSENFICILAHFNSKIKYLSYKLKYPEAETDLIIYFYELIGKLNKNKFIEDEELIMYINKCLKNKSIYLSNKQNKDKQYLCFTSEAEILDVFNYVEMKDEYSDIRFNDLISSLNKRQKEIMFYKFYMQLSDIEIGKILKISRQSVNKTQKGL; from the coding sequence ATGTCGGTAAATTTATTATTTAAAATTAAAAACTTTAATAATAATAGTGAGAACTTTATCTGTATATTAGCTCATTTTAATTCAAAAATAAAATATTTAAGCTATAAATTAAAATATCCTGAAGCAGAAACAGATCTTATTATTTATTTTTATGAACTTATAGGTAAATTAAATAAAAACAAATTTATAGAAGATGAAGAGTTAATTATGTATATTAACAAATGTCTTAAAAATAAGTCAATATACTTATCTAACAAACAAAATAAAGACAAACAGTATTTATGTTTTACGTCAGAAGCAGAAATATTAGATGTATTTAATTATGTAGAAATGAAAGATGAATATTCAGATATTAGATTTAATGATTTAATTTCATCGCTTAATAAAAGACAAAAGGAAATTATGTTTTATAAATTTTATATGCAGTTATCAGATATAGAGATTGGAAAAATTCTGAAAATATCAAGACAATCTGTAAATAAAACCCAAAAAGGGCTTTAA
- the motA gene encoding flagellar motor stator protein MotA yields the protein MDIFLIIGMVAGLIIVVAAMLEKGASLAVLLSAEAFLVIIGGTVVALLNSFPKGEFVKLPKIFGVLFSAKGSEDPAEIIVQLVEMSQTTRRDGLLSLESTIQGLENKFMKKGLEMVVDGLEPDLIKEVLEIEIESMEERHRLGATAFSTAGGTAPTLGVLGAVIGLIGALGNLDNITVLGESIKSAFVATVFGIFTGYLIWHPFSNRLKRKSLEEVRNMNIMLEGILAIQAGNNPKSIERKLVGMLEPKQRVRFEENNNEN from the coding sequence ATGGATATATTTTTGATTATTGGTATGGTTGCTGGTTTAATTATTGTTGTTGCCGCCATGCTAGAAAAAGGAGCAAGTCTTGCTGTACTTTTAAGTGCAGAAGCATTTTTGGTAATTATTGGTGGTACTGTTGTTGCTCTATTAAATTCATTTCCAAAGGGTGAATTTGTTAAACTTCCTAAGATTTTTGGAGTTCTTTTCAGTGCTAAGGGGAGTGAGGATCCTGCAGAAATTATAGTGCAGCTTGTAGAAATGTCTCAAACGACTAGAAGAGATGGTTTACTATCTCTTGAAAGTACTATACAAGGACTTGAAAATAAGTTTATGAAAAAAGGTCTAGAAATGGTTGTAGATGGATTAGAACCAGATCTTATAAAAGAAGTATTAGAAATAGAAATAGAAAGTATGGAAGAGAGACATCGTCTTGGTGCAACAGCATTTTCAACAGCAGGTGGTACTGCGCCAACTCTTGGAGTTTTGGGAGCAGTTATAGGTTTAATAGGAGCACTTGGAAATCTTGACAACATTACAGTACTTGGAGAAAGTATAAAATCTGCCTTTGTTGCTACTGTTTTTGGTATTTTTACTGGATATTTAATTTGGCATCCATTTTCAAATAGATTAAAAAGAAAATCTTTAGAAGAAGTAAGAAATATGAATATTATGCTTGAAGGAATTTTAGCTATTCAAGCAGGAAACAATCCAAAGAGTATTGAAAGAAAGCTAGTAGGTATGTTAGAACCAAAACAAAGAGTTAGATTTGAAGAAAATAATAATGAGAACTAA
- a CDS encoding methyl-accepting chemotaxis protein, producing the protein MRWLNNVKISTKLIVGFIFIALISGIVGGVGITKIKKIDTNYSDLYVNFGVSIGDIAEVSISYQRVRINLYKMVLDKNVSNVTQYKNKIDGYNKDIQENMGQFEKSLQTDEAKAKFAELKSVLDKYNKFENDVISLILVQKYDEAFQMLSSGDGQTMSDKVSDTIDSLFNLKTSIGTQRSDEYSAETNTAIVTMFIVIAIGIVCAVTFGILISRAINKSIYQLMYVTDEISSGNLNVEITNNSKDEIGILSQSMNKMQDKLHEVIGNISFASQQVNIGSKQIADSTISLSQGATEQASAVEELTASIEEISAQIKVNAENAKKANTIADATKDNAVKRNSDMKLMLKAMEEINKSSNNIAKIIKVIDEIAFQTNILALNAAVEAARAGQYGKGFTVVAEEVRNLAARSANAAKETTEIIEESLIKIKDGTDIANQTAEALDGIVVDIQDVAAIIDSISGASTEQATGMTQISQGVVQISQVVQSNSATAEECAAASEELAGQAEVLKEQVETFRLGSIDEQRPKYNSDRLDKQKKNKNEINSLKDRNVKNENSKKIILSDTEFGKY; encoded by the coding sequence ATGAGATGGTTAAATAACGTGAAGATTAGCACAAAATTGATAGTTGGGTTTATTTTTATTGCGCTAATTAGTGGTATAGTTGGAGGAGTTGGAATAACGAAAATAAAAAAGATAGATACTAATTATTCCGACTTATATGTGAATTTTGGGGTATCTATTGGTGATATTGCAGAAGTATCTATTTCATATCAAAGGGTTAGAATAAATTTATATAAAATGGTACTTGATAAAAATGTCTCAAATGTAACCCAATATAAAAACAAGATAGATGGTTACAATAAAGATATCCAAGAAAACATGGGCCAATTTGAGAAATCCTTGCAAACTGATGAAGCAAAAGCAAAATTTGCAGAACTAAAAAGCGTATTGGATAAATATAATAAATTTGAAAATGATGTTATAAGCTTAATTCTTGTTCAAAAATATGATGAAGCTTTTCAAATGCTTAGCTCAGGAGATGGGCAAACTATGTCAGATAAAGTAAGTGATACAATAGATAGTTTATTTAATTTAAAAACATCAATAGGGACTCAAAGATCTGATGAATATTCAGCAGAAACTAATACTGCCATTGTTACAATGTTTATAGTGATTGCAATAGGAATTGTTTGTGCTGTAACCTTTGGAATTTTAATTTCTAGGGCTATAAATAAGTCTATTTATCAACTTATGTATGTGACAGATGAAATAAGCAGCGGAAATTTGAATGTAGAAATTACAAATAATTCAAAAGATGAAATTGGAATACTTTCACAGTCTATGAATAAAATGCAAGATAAGTTACATGAAGTCATTGGAAATATTAGTTTTGCCTCACAGCAAGTTAATATTGGATCTAAACAAATAGCAGATTCAACTATATCTTTATCACAAGGTGCTACAGAACAAGCAAGTGCAGTTGAAGAATTAACTGCATCAATTGAAGAGATTTCTGCTCAAATTAAGGTAAACGCTGAAAATGCTAAAAAAGCTAATACAATAGCAGATGCTACAAAAGATAACGCAGTTAAGAGAAATAGTGATATGAAATTGATGCTTAAAGCAATGGAGGAGATTAATAAATCATCTAATAATATTGCAAAGATAATTAAAGTAATTGATGAAATAGCATTCCAAACTAATATACTTGCTTTAAATGCAGCAGTAGAAGCAGCAAGGGCAGGTCAATATGGAAAGGGATTCACGGTTGTAGCTGAAGAAGTTAGAAATTTGGCAGCAAGATCAGCTAATGCAGCTAAAGAAACAACAGAAATTATAGAAGAATCTTTGATTAAAATCAAAGATGGAACAGATATCGCAAATCAAACTGCAGAAGCACTTGATGGTATTGTTGTAGATATTCAAGATGTTGCAGCAATAATAGACAGTATTTCAGGAGCCTCAACTGAACAAGCAACAGGTATGACTCAAATATCCCAAGGCGTAGTGCAAATATCTCAAGTTGTTCAAAGCAATTCAGCTACAGCTGAAGAATGTGCTGCTGCAAGTGAGGAGCTAGCAGGTCAAGCTGAAGTTTTAAAAGAACAAGTAGAAACCTTTAGATTGGGAAGTATAGATGAACAAAGACCAAAGTATAATTCAGACAGATTGGACAAACAGAAAAAGAATAAAAATGAAATTAATTCATTAAAGGATAGAAATGTAAAAAATGAAAATTCAAAAAAAATAATACTTAGTGATACTGAGTTTGGAAAGTATTAA
- a CDS encoding DUF4363 family protein encodes MRKFLIIAIPVLSLTLFSLIMLSGGILKKTSVNGMNIPETIQLAVDDIKSENWNAANEKSENLSNTWDKVVKRIQYSSERDEINSFNTSIAHLKGAIAAQDKSASLMALNEAYEHWDGVGK; translated from the coding sequence ATGAGAAAATTTTTAATAATAGCTATTCCTGTATTATCGTTAACCCTATTTTCATTAATAATGCTAAGTGGTGGTATTTTAAAAAAAACTTCAGTTAATGGTATGAATATTCCAGAAACTATTCAATTGGCTGTTGATGATATAAAATCAGAAAATTGGAATGCTGCCAATGAAAAAAGTGAAAATCTATCAAATACTTGGGATAAGGTAGTAAAAAGAATTCAATATAGCTCTGAACGAGATGAAATTAATTCTTTTAATACAAGTATTGCTCATCTCAAAGGTGCCATTGCAGCACAAGATAAATCTGCTTCTCTTATGGCTTTAAATGAAGCTTATGAGCATTGGGATGGTGTTGGAAAATAA
- a CDS encoding LytR/AlgR family response regulator transcription factor encodes MYSIMLAEDDHIQREILKIMIHSIDNSIEIYEADSESSALGIIENQDINMFLIDIGLKESSGLDLAMDIRNTPKYEFSQIVFLTTHLDYILQAFKQIHCYDYILKPYNKNDVQAVLKKLISNEINCLGNGKDDSDKHEDKELVIKIRSSIYVVVKIEEIIFIEVKGRDCEVNTISGVYAYNNISLKKILELIDCKDIVQSHKAFAINKNYIFKIDKLDIRLFNVYFKNYSKNALIGYKFKNNIISEFENVGNYYVK; translated from the coding sequence TTGTATTCTATTATGTTGGCAGAGGATGATCATATACAAAGAGAAATTCTAAAAATAATGATTCATTCCATTGATAATTCTATAGAAATTTATGAAGCTGATAGTGAAAGTTCAGCTTTAGGGATAATTGAAAATCAAGATATTAATATGTTTTTAATAGACATTGGTTTAAAGGAGTCATCGGGGTTAGATCTTGCAATGGATATTAGGAATACACCTAAATATGAATTTAGTCAAATTGTTTTTTTAACGACACATTTGGATTATATATTGCAAGCATTTAAGCAGATTCACTGTTATGATTATATATTAAAGCCTTATAATAAAAATGATGTACAAGCTGTGCTAAAAAAGCTCATTAGTAATGAAATTAACTGTCTTGGTAATGGAAAGGATGATTCAGATAAACATGAGGACAAGGAACTTGTTATAAAAATAAGGAGTAGTATATATGTGGTGGTAAAGATAGAAGAAATTATATTTATAGAAGTTAAAGGAAGAGATTGTGAAGTAAATACTATTAGTGGAGTTTATGCGTATAATAATATAAGTTTAAAAAAAATACTAGAGTTAATTGATTGCAAAGATATAGTTCAAAGTCATAAGGCTTTTGCTATAAATAAAAATTACATATTTAAGATAGACAAGTTAGACATTAGGTTATTCAATGTATATTTTAAAAATTATTCTAAAAATGCTTTAATAGGATATAAATTTAAAAATAATATTATATCAGAGTTTGAAAATGTAGGTAATTATTATGTTAAATGA
- a CDS encoding glycoside hydrolase family 1 protein, with protein sequence MYFEKKHGFQEDFLWGSASAAYQVEGAAEEEGKGRSNWDEFVRIPGKTFKGTTGDVAVDHYHRYKEDIALMAEMGLKTYRFSISWPRIFPNGRGEVNEKGLQFYDNVIDECLKHGIEPMVTIYHWDLPQALVEEYNGWESRKIIDDYENYAITLFKRYKDRVKFWITLNEQNIFTAHGWIMATHPPGKKNDLKMFYQVNHHANLAHAKAVLAFREIVPNGKIGASFAFGPSYALDCSPINNIAKADYDDLQTFWWMDVYAFGRYPKTALKYLQGQGVAPVFEDGDAELMKAAAQVDFMGVNYYQTTVVEYNPIDGIGMAEMNTTGKKGTSQISGTPGLYKNPPNPYLKTTDWDWTIDPMGIRMCCRIITSRYDLPIVISENGLGAFDKKTEDNKIHDDYRIAYLKAHIEELKEAVNEGCEVIAYCTWSITDLLSWLNGYQKRYGFIYVDREEEEGASLNRYKKDSFYWYQNVIKTNGEEL encoded by the coding sequence ATGTATTTTGAGAAGAAACATGGATTTCAAGAAGATTTTCTATGGGGAAGTGCCTCGGCTGCTTATCAAGTTGAAGGTGCCGCAGAAGAGGAAGGTAAAGGAAGAAGTAACTGGGATGAATTTGTAAGGATTCCAGGGAAAACTTTTAAAGGAACAACTGGAGATGTTGCAGTTGACCATTACCATCGTTATAAAGAGGACATAGCTTTAATGGCAGAGATGGGGTTAAAAACTTATAGATTTTCAATTTCATGGCCAAGAATTTTCCCTAATGGAAGAGGAGAAGTTAATGAAAAAGGGTTACAGTTTTATGATAATGTAATCGATGAATGTTTAAAACATGGAATTGAACCTATGGTTACAATTTATCACTGGGATTTACCACAAGCATTAGTTGAGGAATACAATGGGTGGGAAAGTAGAAAAATCATTGATGATTATGAAAATTATGCGATAACTTTGTTTAAGCGTTATAAGGACAGAGTAAAGTTCTGGATAACCTTGAATGAACAAAATATATTTACAGCACATGGCTGGATAATGGCTACTCACCCACCAGGCAAGAAAAATGATTTAAAAATGTTTTATCAAGTAAATCACCATGCGAACTTGGCTCATGCTAAAGCAGTGCTTGCTTTTAGAGAAATTGTTCCAAACGGTAAAATTGGTGCAAGTTTTGCATTTGGACCAAGTTATGCATTAGATTGTAGTCCAATAAATAACATAGCTAAAGCAGATTATGATGATTTACAAACATTCTGGTGGATGGACGTTTATGCCTTTGGACGTTATCCAAAGACTGCTCTAAAGTATTTACAGGGACAAGGAGTTGCGCCTGTATTTGAAGATGGTGACGCTGAACTTATGAAAGCAGCAGCACAAGTAGATTTCATGGGAGTTAATTATTATCAAACAACAGTAGTTGAATATAATCCAATAGATGGTATTGGAATGGCTGAAATGAATACTACAGGTAAAAAAGGTACATCACAAATTAGTGGAACACCAGGTTTATATAAAAACCCACCAAACCCATATTTAAAAACTACAGATTGGGATTGGACTATAGATCCTATGGGTATAAGAATGTGTTGCAGAATTATTACAAGTAGATATGATTTACCAATAGTTATTTCTGAAAATGGATTAGGTGCATTTGATAAGAAGACTGAAGATAATAAAATTCATGATGATTATCGTATTGCCTATTTAAAAGCTCATATAGAAGAATTAAAAGAAGCTGTTAATGAGGGGTGTGAAGTAATCGCATATTGCACTTGGTCGATAACAGATTTATTAAGTTGGTTAAATGGATATCAAAAAAGATATGGCTTTATTTATGTAGATCGTGAAGAAGAGGAAGGTGCTTCTTTAAATAGATATAAGAAAGATAGTTTCTATTGGTATCAAAATGTAATAAAGACTAATGGTGAAGAACTTTAA
- a CDS encoding CheR family methyltransferase, with amino-acid sequence MVTITEKEFKQLAKYIKDNYGINLKEEKKMLVIGRLHNVLAENNFESFSEYYDHIISDKTGKAVITLINKITTNHTYFMREKDHFDYLKEKVLPYMVNTIRDKDLRIWSAGCSSGEEAYTLAMILDEFFKENQLWWDKKLLATDISEKVLKMAKEGIYHKDQISSLPPAWKMEYLKKYDGENFIFTDKIKNEIIYRKFNLMDNVFPFKKKFQVIFCRNVMIYFDNETKNDVVRKFYNNLEYGGYLFIGHSESLSGDTMGFKYIMPSVYRKEL; translated from the coding sequence ATGGTTACAATTACAGAAAAAGAATTTAAGCAATTAGCTAAATATATTAAAGATAATTATGGAATAAACCTTAAGGAAGAAAAGAAAATGCTGGTTATTGGAAGATTACATAATGTACTTGCTGAAAATAATTTTGAAAGTTTTTCTGAGTATTATGATCATATAATTTCTGATAAAACAGGGAAAGCCGTTATTACCTTAATTAATAAAATAACTACTAATCATACTTATTTTATGAGGGAAAAAGATCATTTTGATTATTTAAAAGAAAAGGTTTTACCATACATGGTTAATACAATAAGAGACAAGGATTTGCGAATTTGGTCCGCAGGGTGCTCATCAGGAGAAGAGGCGTATACACTTGCAATGATATTGGATGAGTTTTTTAAAGAAAATCAGCTATGGTGGGATAAAAAACTGCTTGCAACCGATATATCAGAAAAAGTTTTGAAAATGGCAAAAGAAGGGATATATCATAAGGATCAAATTTCATCTTTACCTCCAGCATGGAAAATGGAATATCTTAAGAAATATGATGGGGAAAATTTTATCTTTACTGATAAGATAAAAAATGAAATTATCTATAGAAAATTTAATTTAATGGATAATGTATTTCCATTTAAAAAGAAATTTCAAGTCATATTTTGTAGGAATGTAATGATATATTTTGATAATGAAACAAAAAATGATGTGGTGCGTAAGTTTTATAATAACTTGGAGTATGGCGGATATTTATTTATAGGTCATTCAGAATCTTTAAGTGGCGATACTATGGGCTTTAAATATATAATGCCATCTGTATATAGAAAAGAATTATAG
- a CDS encoding YetF domain-containing protein yields the protein MNEGLVVLVRSVIAFFSLLIFAKILGKQQISQLTFFDYALGITIGSIAATLTTDLSSRAWPHFVGLLTWSALGYLMQYITEKWRYAAKYIEGEPTIIIMNGKIMEDVLRKMKYTAADIMGLLRNKDVFDLSQVDFAIIEPNGQLSVLKKPEYEPLTPKDMNIPKTPTGISTELIYDGILINQNLRQLNKSKQWLMSQLRSQGVKDVSDVFLATLTPSGSLYIDKYKDHMAKVTDIGDYNGPY from the coding sequence TTGAATGAAGGATTAGTAGTTCTAGTACGTTCAGTCATAGCATTTTTTTCTTTACTTATTTTTGCGAAAATACTTGGGAAACAACAAATTAGTCAATTAACATTTTTCGATTATGCTCTTGGAATAACTATCGGATCAATTGCTGCAACTCTTACTACAGACCTATCTAGCAGGGCTTGGCCTCATTTTGTTGGGCTTTTAACTTGGTCCGCCCTTGGCTATTTAATGCAATATATAACTGAAAAATGGAGATATGCTGCAAAATATATCGAAGGAGAGCCTACAATTATAATTATGAATGGAAAAATAATGGAGGATGTGTTGAGAAAGATGAAATACACCGCAGCTGATATAATGGGACTATTAAGAAATAAAGATGTCTTTGATTTATCCCAAGTTGATTTTGCAATCATTGAACCAAATGGACAATTGTCTGTATTAAAAAAGCCAGAATATGAACCGTTGACACCGAAAGACATGAATATACCAAAAACTCCAACTGGTATAAGTACAGAACTAATTTATGATGGAATTCTTATAAATCAAAATTTAAGGCAACTTAACAAAAGTAAACAATGGCTTATGAGTCAGTTACGCTCACAAGGAGTAAAAGATGTCTCCGATGTATTTCTAGCAACTTTAACTCCATCTGGTTCTCTATACATCGACAAGTATAAAGATCATATGGCTAAAGTAACTGATATCGGTGATTATAATGGTCCATACTAA
- a CDS encoding protein-glutamate methylesterase/protein-glutamine glutaminase — MKVIKVLVVDDSMVFREAISRGISKDPYIEVVGKAIDPYDARDKLLELNPDVMICDVQMPKLNGVEFVKRLLPQYKIPIIVISSLSDVVFDAMDAGAVDFLSKPDARTPNGLQIFINELILKVKGATSVNLSANLNKLPKVNVVNRTLTGSINTSNKIIAIGASTGGTEAIYSVLKALPKELPGIVIVQHIPPMFSKMFADRLNLQTHFNVKEAQTGDSIEAGTILIAPGDKHMKIKKVADKYIVETIQGEKVNGHCPSVDVLFESVAKIAGKNAIGVILTGMGQDGAIGLMSMRRAGARTIGQDQQSSVVYGMPKVAFEIGAVEKQVNLLRIPQLICDMLR, encoded by the coding sequence ATGAAAGTAATTAAAGTATTAGTAGTCGATGATAGTATGGTGTTTAGGGAAGCAATATCACGAGGAATATCAAAGGATCCTTATATAGAGGTAGTTGGAAAAGCAATAGATCCTTATGATGCAAGAGATAAATTGCTTGAATTAAATCCTGATGTAATGATTTGTGATGTACAAATGCCAAAATTAAATGGAGTAGAATTTGTTAAAAGGCTGCTCCCACAATATAAAATTCCAATAATAGTTATAAGCTCCTTAAGCGATGTTGTATTCGATGCTATGGATGCAGGAGCAGTAGACTTTTTAAGTAAGCCTGATGCTAGAACGCCCAATGGTCTACAAATATTTATAAATGAATTGATACTAAAGGTAAAAGGAGCAACAAGTGTTAATCTATCTGCTAACTTGAATAAGTTGCCAAAGGTAAATGTTGTGAACAGAACCCTAACTGGAAGCATTAATACAAGCAATAAAATAATTGCAATAGGTGCTTCTACGGGAGGAACGGAAGCAATTTATTCTGTATTAAAGGCTTTGCCTAAAGAATTACCTGGAATAGTAATTGTTCAGCATATACCACCAATGTTTTCTAAGATGTTTGCTGATAGGCTCAATTTACAAACACATTTTAATGTTAAAGAAGCACAAACTGGTGATAGTATTGAAGCAGGGACTATTTTAATTGCACCAGGAGATAAACATATGAAAATTAAGAAGGTTGCAGATAAATATATTGTAGAAACTATACAAGGGGAGAAGGTAAATGGACATTGCCCTTCAGTAGATGTACTATTTGAATCAGTTGCAAAGATAGCAGGAAAAAATGCGATTGGCGTTATATTGACAGGAATGGGACAAGATGGAGCGATAGGATTAATGTCTATGAGAAGAGCTGGTGCCAGAACAATAGGACAAGACCAACAATCATCAGTTGTATATGGAATGCCTAAGGTAGCTTTTGAGATAGGAGCGGTTGAAAAGCAAGTTAATTTATTGCGTATACCACAACTTATTTGTGATATGTTACGTTAA